ATTGGTCACTACCCAACTATGTAACCTTAAATCCTATTGATGAAGAAAAGTTTAATAAATATATTTTAGAGAGGAATGATTGAATTAAAGATATATCTGTCCTTTCAATTTTATTTTGAAATAAAAGAGGCAAAGTCTATCGATTATAAGTTAATTGAAGACTTCGCCTCTTTGGGTTTATATATTTAATTTTAATTTTGTACAAAATAAAAATAAATATTATCTTATTCTACTGAGAATTTATCCAAGCTATTGATACTGAGCAATTCCCACATTATTATAACATCTTCTTTTTCATTTACATTCTTCTAATATGCTACATACTAATCTTTTGTACTTATAGTATTCTTTTCATCTATTTTTGTTATAATAATTCCTATTATAAGACAGATTAAAATTGTTATTATCCATATTGTGACTCCATGGTGAAGGTGGAGCATAGCTACCTTTTCATTTGACATATCCTGAGTTATTTTTTGAATGTTCAAATATAATAAATAATCCCCTAAAAACTGACCTATAAAAACACCTATTAGGTTTCCTATAACTAATGAAGCAGCTATATAATACTTTTTGTAACAGGTAAGTATTATAACAATTAACCATAAATATAAGTAAAAATTACGTGCTGTCCATTCAAATAAATATAAATTAGATAAAAATAATTTAGAAATTATATAAAGAATAATAAATGGTAAAAGGAATAATATTAAAAATATCATCCTACTCTTTTTTATACTTGGTTTATTCATTTAATTCACCCAATATTCTGTGGCAGACCACCATAATGATCCTGTTCCTATTTTATAATATCTATCTACTGTATTAAACCAGTTATCCATTATACGCATATAATTACCACCGCTATTATATTCTCTATATCCCACAGAAATTATCCAATGCCAAGCAAATAGGCCGTCAGCTAACAAAATACCACAAGGATGATTATCAGTTGTCGCGCTTTTAATTCCATTAAAATTACTTACACTTTTATAATTTAATGTATATCCCCTGTCTTTAAAATATTGTTTAGCTCCTGAAGCAATTGTCATAGATGGTCCATTGCCAATAATTTTATGAACTGCTTTAAATGTATCACGTTTAGTATTTATTTTCAAATTTGTATTACCCCTCTTAGCAAAATAAAGTGCCAAGTTCGTTACAGTTGTTGCTCCACAGTGATTCTTAGCAATATCATTATAGCTATCCATAATTGTCCAATCAGTGCTTGTGGCTGATAAAATTGTCTTAGCAGTATAAGAACCAGATGGCATATCCTTTAAATTAATAAATCCATAGTCACCATCGCCACGTGCCATTTTAAATTTTTCTAAAAGTTGTTGTTTATATTCATCATGCTGGTAAGCTAAATCATAATCAATTTCTTTCAATTCAGGGTAATAATCATACAATCCATTTGGAGTTTTATTTTTATCTGAAAAATTTACTCTACTTGTTTCATAGATTTCTATTGGATTATTGTAAATGATATGATAATCAGATTTTTCTTTTAAAATGTCCTCAATTGTTTTATTATTGCCTTCTCCGAACTCAATAACAGTTGGGTTTTCAACATTATTATTTACAACAGCATAACCAGTAGGTGAAAATGTAGCATAATAAGCAACTACCTCTCCCATATCATTGAATAAAGGAACTACTTTTTCCAAGTAAGTGTCTTCTGATATACACTCTTCTGTCGCTATCTCCGAATTTAAATATGTGCCTGCTGCTATTAAAATATCTAATATGTCCATTTCCTTAGATACTGTCTCTTTAGCAAATGCTACAGTACTAAGACTAATCAATAAAATACATAATATCGTTGATATAATTTTTTTAAACATAACTTTCCTCCTATTTATTTTATTTTTTTGATAAATCAATGGTGCACAAATTTTCCATTACGGTTAAAGTTTATATTTAAACCTCACTGTTTCCAGAAGTAGCCTCCGCTTTTTCCCCATCCACATTCACTACAACTCCAGTTCGATATTTAACATCTGAAGCTCCTCTATAGCTTTTAGATAAAAACACATTGTAAGTTTCATAAAAAATCCTCCTCATTGTTATTAGGTTCTTACCTATATAACGCACAAGGAGGAAAAAGGGGACATATCTTTTTAAATTATTTTGAAATACTTTATGGCATTCAATACCATCTTGATGCCATATTAAATAAGTTATTTCATTAGTTTTCCACATATAAGCATTAGATTGTTTAAAAATAAACTCTTCTATTTCTGTATTTCCTGTATCATAATATGATTTACCTTTTCTGGACGATGCCAGAAAACTTATATCAAGTTTTTTGTTATTCTCTGTGGCATAATTATAAATAAGCATATTATGCCCTTCATTGATATTAACTAATTTAAAATCCATAGGAACATAATTGATTTTTAATGACTTTAGATCGATATTATCTTTATTTATATTTTGTGGTATGAAGATGCTAAACTTAGGGAATGTTACAACTACCCAATCAAAAAACCTTTCATGTACTTCCGCATTAACTACTAAAACAGTAGAAAAACTTAAAAAACATACTATTATAAATGCAGCTACTCTTTTAACCATTTTCATGAATATACTATTAGTCTTTTGTGAAATCTTAATATCTTTTAGTTTCCGTCTGAAGCTCTTAGAATAGTTAGGTTTGTGTAATGCTAGGGTATTATCATAGTCTTTTGTCTCTTCTATAAGAGCTATTTCACAAGCTTTTTTCATAGAGTTATCATCAATCCATGAATTTTTAAGTCCCATAAAAGCAGATAGCATTTTTTGTATATAACGTAATTTACCTATAACATTTTCTATCTCAAGTATCTTTTCTATTTTAGAAGGAGGATTATTAAAACAATATCGAAAGAAAAGAATATTACGATACTCCAATGGTAATAAACCTATTTTTATAGCTAATTGATCAACCTGCTCTTCACTTAATGTTTGATACTTAATACTATTCATATTTAATTTAGTGATTGTTTCTAATTCATTCTGAAAAGATAATTGACATACCTCTTTCATAATATTGTTAGCTATTTCGGACACTTATATCACCTTCTTCATAATATAGACGTAGTTTTTTTAAAATGCGTTGACCACGTTTTTTTGCAGCTTCTTCAGTAATTCCTAAAAGCTCTGAAATATCTTTAATTCTCATTTCATTGACAAAGCGTAGATGAATAAAAATTTTTTCATCATCTGAGAGTCTATTAATACAGGAAAGTAATTGTTCTTTATTTACTTTTTCTAAATATTCTTCTTCAATATAATAATCTCCTTCGTTGTTATCAAAATAGTCTACATCCTCTACATATATGATTTTCTTACGTTTTCTTATGATATTCATTGTTTCATTCTTTAATATTATAACGCAGTAGGATTCTATTTGGGGACATGGCAAAGCAGATATTTTTTCTATATTGTCAATAATCTTTAAAAATGTTTGTGATACAGCTTCTTCTGCATCAAATTTATTCTTTAACATATTAAAAGAAATATTATACATTTTTACATTCATTTTTGAAAAAATCCTATTAATAAAATCTACTTCGTCATCTGTTATCACACCAAATAGTATAATTATCAAAATTTTCACCCCATGAGCATTAAGTAGTAACTCAATTATAACATTAATTTACCAAATAATAACAATTTTATTTGCTAACAAATATTGAATTATTTTAGATTTTAGGGTATCATCTCTCTAATTACCCTATGTCATCTATATTTTACCCTATTTTTGACCCTTTTTTTGTCCTCAAACCACTACATGTTGTGGTCAAACCCTATTATTTCTCCTTCGAACCACAATTATAC
This portion of the Keratinibaculum paraultunense genome encodes:
- a CDS encoding RNA polymerase sigma factor, coding for MIIILFGVITDDEVDFINRIFSKMNVKMYNISFNMLKNKFDAEEAVSQTFLKIIDNIEKISALPCPQIESYCVIILKNETMNIIRKRKKIIYVEDVDYFDNNEGDYYIEEEYLEKVNKEQLLSCINRLSDDEKIFIHLRFVNEMRIKDISELLGITEEAAKKRGQRILKKLRLYYEEGDISVRNS
- a CDS encoding DUF4367 domain-containing protein, whose protein sequence is MSEIANNIMKEVCQLSFQNELETITKLNMNSIKYQTLSEEQVDQLAIKIGLLPLEYRNILFFRYCFNNPPSKIEKILEIENVIGKLRYIQKMLSAFMGLKNSWIDDNSMKKACEIALIEETKDYDNTLALHKPNYSKSFRRKLKDIKISQKTNSIFMKMVKRVAAFIIVCFLSFSTVLVVNAEVHERFFDWVVVTFPKFSIFIPQNINKDNIDLKSLKINYVPMDFKLVNINEGHNMLIYNYATENNKKLDISFLASSRKGKSYYDTGNTEIEEFIFKQSNAYMWKTNEITYLIWHQDGIECHKVFQNNLKRYVPFFLLVRYIGKNLITMRRIFYETYNVFLSKSYRGASDVKYRTGVVVNVDGEKAEATSGNSEV